The proteins below are encoded in one region of Pseudonocardia sp. DSM 110487:
- a CDS encoding alpha/beta fold hydrolase encodes MTGSLVPGSFVTVGGHATWHAEYGSGEPLVYLHGGFSSSREFVPVRQAYAERFHVFTPDRRGHGRTPDVPGPFSYEVYARDAVAFLEEVVGGPAHLVGYSDGAITALLAGLARPDLVRRMVLISGQFHQSGLLPAFFHGPDAVTELRATPLAAWYAEESPDGGEHFPVVAAKIIESALTGPTLTAEQLAGVPARTLVMSGDDDAVALEHTVEMYRSLPEAELAVVPGTSHLLCMEKPALVTQLVLDFLTRDPVPTIMPIRRA; translated from the coding sequence ATGACGGGTTCCCTCGTACCCGGATCCTTCGTCACGGTCGGCGGGCACGCCACCTGGCACGCCGAGTACGGCAGCGGGGAGCCACTGGTCTACCTGCACGGCGGGTTCTCCAGCTCGCGCGAGTTCGTGCCGGTGCGGCAGGCGTACGCGGAGCGGTTCCACGTCTTCACGCCCGACCGGCGCGGCCACGGCCGCACCCCTGACGTCCCCGGCCCGTTCAGCTACGAGGTGTACGCGCGGGACGCCGTCGCGTTCCTTGAAGAGGTCGTCGGCGGTCCCGCGCACCTCGTGGGCTACAGCGACGGCGCGATCACCGCGCTGCTCGCGGGGCTCGCCCGCCCCGATCTCGTGCGCCGGATGGTGCTGATCAGCGGCCAGTTCCACCAGAGCGGCCTGCTCCCGGCATTCTTCCACGGGCCGGACGCGGTGACCGAGCTACGGGCGACCCCGCTCGCCGCCTGGTACGCGGAGGAGTCCCCGGACGGCGGCGAACACTTCCCGGTGGTCGCGGCGAAGATCATCGAGAGCGCGCTCACCGGGCCGACGCTCACCGCGGAGCAGCTCGCGGGCGTGCCGGCGCGCACGCTCGTCATGTCGGGCGACGACGACGCGGTGGCCCTCGAGCACACGGTCGAGATGTACCGGTCGTTGCCGGAGGCCGAGCTGGCGGTGGTGCCCGGCACGTCGCACCTGCTGTGCATGGAGAAGCCCGCGCTGGTCACGCAGCTCGTGCTCGACTTCCTGACCAGGGACCCCGTGCCCACGATCATGCCCATCCGTCGCGCATGA
- a CDS encoding 16S rRNA (uracil(1498)-N(3))-methyltransferase → MSTAPLFLLDTLPAAGAARLEGPEGRHAATVKRLRPGEAVLLSDGRGGLAHAVVDAAGRDTVDLTITGRADADPPSPRVLLAQALVKGDRGELAVELATEAGVDGILPWRAARCVARWEDGPRGEKALARWRGTVREAAKQARRPWQPVVEEPVSTAVLAGRVAAADLAVVLHEAASARLADLPLPPRGELLLVVGPEGGITDGELEALVAAGARPVRLGPEVLRASTAAAVALGALGVLTARWG, encoded by the coding sequence ATGAGTACAGCGCCACTCTTCCTGCTCGACACCCTGCCGGCCGCCGGGGCCGCCCGGCTGGAGGGGCCGGAGGGCCGGCACGCCGCCACCGTCAAGCGGCTGCGGCCCGGCGAGGCCGTGCTGCTGTCCGACGGCCGTGGCGGGCTGGCGCACGCCGTGGTCGACGCGGCGGGTCGCGACACCGTCGACCTCACGATCACGGGGCGGGCCGATGCCGACCCGCCCAGCCCTCGGGTGCTGCTCGCACAGGCTCTCGTGAAGGGCGACCGCGGTGAGCTGGCCGTCGAGCTCGCCACAGAGGCCGGCGTGGACGGGATCCTGCCGTGGCGCGCCGCGCGGTGCGTGGCCCGCTGGGAGGACGGGCCGCGTGGGGAGAAGGCACTGGCCCGCTGGCGCGGCACCGTCCGTGAGGCCGCGAAGCAGGCCCGCAGGCCGTGGCAGCCGGTCGTCGAGGAGCCGGTCTCCACGGCCGTGCTCGCCGGCCGCGTCGCCGCGGCCGACCTCGCGGTCGTGCTGCACGAGGCCGCCTCCGCACGGCTCGCCGACCTGCCGCTGCCACCGCGCGGGGAGCTGCTGCTCGTGGTCGGTCCGGAAGGCGGGATCACCGACGGCGAGCTCGAGGCGCTGGTCGCGGCCGGCGCGCGGCCGGTGCGGCTGGGCCCCGAGGTGCTGCGCGCATCGACAGCGGCCGCGGTGGCGCTGGGCGCATTGGGGGTGCTCACCGCGCGCTGGGGGTGA
- a CDS encoding S9 family peptidase: MPTPLRIAYGDHPSQFGELTLPDGDPRAVVVVVHGGFWRRRFGLELGRPLAADLVGAGYAAWNIEYRRVGGDGGWPATFDDVAAAVDLLAERDLPLDRVVAVGHSAGGHLAAWLAARPGLPTDAPGAAPAVRLHGVVSQAGVLDLVDAERRGVGNGAVADLLGGVPDDVPDRYALASPVERLPLGVHVVCVHGTADVNVPIRQSERFVAAAGDEAELVALPGVEHFAVIDPATQAWHVCRDAVERLCRTA; this comes from the coding sequence GTGCCGACTCCGCTCCGGATCGCCTATGGCGACCACCCCAGCCAGTTCGGCGAGCTCACCCTCCCTGATGGCGATCCCCGCGCCGTCGTCGTGGTGGTGCACGGCGGCTTCTGGCGCCGGCGCTTCGGCCTCGAGCTCGGCAGGCCCCTCGCCGCCGACCTCGTCGGCGCGGGCTACGCGGCCTGGAACATCGAGTACCGGCGCGTCGGCGGGGACGGTGGCTGGCCTGCCACGTTCGACGACGTCGCGGCGGCCGTCGACCTGCTCGCCGAGCGCGATCTGCCGCTGGACCGGGTGGTGGCCGTCGGGCACTCGGCCGGCGGGCACCTCGCCGCATGGCTCGCGGCGCGTCCCGGGCTGCCGACGGACGCTCCCGGTGCCGCTCCGGCCGTGCGGCTGCACGGGGTCGTGAGCCAAGCAGGCGTGCTCGACCTCGTCGACGCCGAGCGGCGCGGCGTGGGCAACGGCGCCGTCGCCGACCTGCTCGGCGGCGTACCGGACGACGTACCCGACCGGTACGCCCTCGCCTCCCCGGTGGAGCGGCTGCCGCTCGGCGTTCACGTGGTGTGCGTGCACGGCACCGCCGACGTCAACGTGCCGATCCGGCAGAGCGAGCGGTTCGTCGCGGCGGCGGGCGACGAGGCGGAGCTTGTGGCCCTGCCCGGGGTAGAGCACTTCGCGGTGATCGACCCGGCGACGCAGGCGTGGCACGTGTGCCGGGACGCGGTGGAACGGCTGTGCCGAACGGCGTGA
- a CDS encoding protein kinase, which translates to MNQPFRSSNHEELFGPYRLEALLGRGGMGEVFRAFDTEYERVVALKRLPARLTDDHEFRARFEREAQLVAGLRNPHIIPIHRFGDLDGCLFVDMRFVDGLDVADLIKAVGPVSPERAVAITEQVASALDTAHAGGLVHRGVKPSNLLIDRNVAESFDESPSGHVYVVDFAITHADAATRSYSLGHTDAFLGGFEYMAPEQFDGVIDKRVDIYALACVLFELVTGQKPFQATGSGLPQWAHAHLHVAPTVPSQIRPELGTGLDEVIDRALAKKSEDRYESAGELVVAAREALAATGEPSTEVAVIGLDNRADEYADVAECAERKPIERAAGLDVLEDGASPDPSAATVRVADLPRQWGDTSVEVPGALFIPAGDEEARSATDSVIEIVDDAENYEAPPAGTVVSGEEADPQPGRAEQRAAADDRREPQAGAAENVFEKRGAARPGQPGPAGSPASAAHRLVSRTRSSARWWLAVVAVIGVLAAGVGTVVTMSEDDPADAAESATPPDTPEAMPPERVAPSDATGPTVRTVVPVGQAPQGLAVSTRGGPVLVANVGSRTVSVIDHDVAAVSAAMPMPGTPRYVTVSPDGRRAYVSMYSGEGADSAVAAVDIASGSVSALVPSSPEPYALAAAPTGDVYVPSHGSASVAILDGQTLEFGTSVTVEPNPHSVAFSPSGGRAYSANHESDSVSVIDVASNTVVTTVDVGRSPHALAASPDGRLVAVANYDDGTISFVETVDNRTTMTVPVGPTPQHLTFSADSRRLYVVNEDTDALTTVDVATGAVVATTPVGRSPRFVVATSDGTLYVSNSVDGTVSVLDVS; encoded by the coding sequence GTGAATCAGCCTTTCCGGAGCTCGAACCATGAAGAGCTGTTCGGGCCATACCGCCTCGAGGCACTGCTCGGCCGCGGCGGAATGGGTGAGGTGTTCCGCGCTTTCGACACCGAGTACGAGCGGGTCGTCGCCCTCAAGCGGTTGCCCGCTCGACTGACGGATGATCACGAGTTCCGCGCCCGGTTCGAGCGGGAAGCGCAACTGGTAGCCGGCCTGCGCAACCCGCACATCATTCCCATTCACAGGTTCGGTGACCTCGACGGATGCCTGTTCGTCGACATGCGCTTCGTCGACGGCCTCGACGTCGCCGATTTGATCAAGGCGGTCGGGCCGGTCTCGCCCGAGCGGGCCGTCGCGATCACCGAGCAGGTGGCCAGCGCACTCGACACCGCGCACGCCGGAGGGCTCGTCCACCGCGGGGTCAAGCCGTCGAACCTGTTGATCGACCGGAATGTCGCCGAGTCGTTCGACGAGTCACCCAGCGGCCACGTCTATGTAGTGGACTTCGCAATCACTCACGCTGATGCCGCCACCCGGAGCTATTCGTTGGGCCATACGGACGCATTTCTCGGCGGCTTCGAGTACATGGCCCCCGAGCAGTTCGACGGCGTGATCGACAAACGTGTCGACATCTACGCGCTCGCGTGCGTGCTGTTCGAACTGGTCACCGGGCAGAAGCCGTTTCAAGCCACCGGATCCGGACTTCCTCAGTGGGCACATGCGCATCTCCACGTCGCGCCAACCGTCCCCTCGCAGATCCGGCCAGAACTGGGAACGGGGCTCGACGAGGTCATCGATCGTGCGCTGGCGAAGAAGTCCGAGGATCGGTACGAGAGCGCAGGCGAGTTGGTCGTCGCAGCCAGAGAGGCACTTGCCGCGACCGGAGAACCGTCCACCGAGGTGGCAGTAATCGGGCTTGACAATCGGGCGGACGAGTACGCCGACGTCGCAGAATGCGCGGAGCGCAAGCCCATCGAGCGGGCGGCCGGACTCGACGTGCTCGAGGACGGTGCCTCGCCGGATCCGTCGGCCGCGACGGTGCGGGTCGCCGATCTTCCTCGTCAGTGGGGCGACACGTCGGTCGAGGTGCCCGGGGCGCTCTTCATCCCGGCCGGCGACGAGGAGGCCCGGTCCGCAACAGACTCGGTGATCGAGATCGTGGACGACGCCGAGAACTACGAGGCACCACCCGCCGGCACCGTGGTGTCCGGCGAGGAGGCTGACCCGCAACCGGGCAGGGCAGAGCAGCGGGCGGCCGCGGACGACCGGCGGGAGCCGCAGGCCGGCGCCGCTGAGAATGTGTTCGAGAAGCGCGGAGCGGCCCGCCCAGGACAGCCGGGACCTGCTGGATCACCGGCGTCTGCTGCCCACAGGCTGGTTTCGCGAACACGTTCGTCCGCACGATGGTGGCTGGCGGTCGTCGCGGTCATCGGCGTTCTGGCCGCTGGGGTCGGAACCGTCGTGACCATGTCGGAGGACGACCCGGCCGATGCCGCCGAGTCGGCCACGCCTCCTGATACGCCCGAGGCGATGCCACCGGAACGGGTCGCTCCGTCCGACGCCACCGGCCCGACGGTTCGGACGGTGGTGCCGGTCGGGCAGGCTCCGCAGGGTCTCGCCGTCTCCACGCGCGGCGGGCCGGTGCTCGTCGCCAACGTCGGCTCGCGGACCGTCTCGGTCATCGACCACGATGTCGCGGCCGTGTCCGCAGCGATGCCGATGCCCGGCACGCCGCGCTACGTCACGGTCAGCCCGGACGGACGCCGCGCGTACGTCAGCATGTACAGCGGCGAGGGCGCCGACAGCGCGGTGGCGGCCGTCGACATCGCCAGCGGCTCGGTCTCGGCGCTGGTGCCCAGCAGCCCGGAGCCGTACGCCCTTGCCGCCGCCCCGACCGGAGACGTCTACGTGCCGAGCCACGGCTCGGCGAGCGTCGCGATCCTCGACGGGCAGACGCTGGAGTTCGGCACGTCCGTGACGGTCGAGCCGAACCCGCACAGTGTCGCGTTCTCCCCGTCCGGAGGGCGCGCCTACAGCGCGAACCACGAGTCCGACAGCGTCTCCGTCATCGACGTTGCCTCGAACACCGTGGTGACCACGGTCGACGTCGGGCGCAGCCCGCACGCCCTGGCGGCCTCGCCCGACGGACGCCTCGTGGCGGTCGCGAACTACGACGACGGCACCATCTCGTTCGTCGAGACCGTCGACAACCGGACGACCATGACGGTTCCCGTCGGCCCGACGCCGCAGCATCTGACGTTCTCCGCCGACAGTCGGCGCCTGTACGTCGTCAACGAGGACACCGATGCGCTCACCACGGTCGACGTCGCGACCGGCGCGGTGGTGGCCACCACGCCGGTGGGGCGGAGCCCCCGTTTCGTCGTCGCGACATCCGACGGCACGTTGTACGTGTCCAACAGCGTTGACGGGACGGTGAGCGTCCTCGACGTGTCGTGA
- a CDS encoding cyclase family protein: MSVLSDLLAALRDRTVEVVDLTAPLQADTPVLQLPPPFANASAFGLSEISRYDDRGPAWYWNDIHTSEHTGTHFDAPIHWITAKDGEDIAQVAPQKLLAPAAVLDFADQAAANPDFLLEIEHVRTWEKEHGPLPEGGWLLYRTGWDARSENAAAFLNADDTGPHTPGISVDCAKWLAEESPLIGLGVETVGTDAGTAHSFDPPFPCHSFLLGAGKYGLTQLQNLAQLPPTGAVVVAGPLPIVGGSGSPARVLALVER, encoded by the coding sequence ATGTCCGTGCTGTCCGACCTGCTCGCCGCGCTGCGCGACCGCACCGTCGAGGTCGTCGACCTGACCGCCCCGCTGCAGGCGGACACCCCGGTGCTGCAGCTGCCGCCGCCGTTCGCCAACGCGTCGGCCTTCGGGCTCTCCGAGATCAGCCGCTACGACGACCGCGGCCCGGCCTGGTACTGGAACGACATCCACACCTCCGAGCACACGGGCACCCACTTCGACGCGCCGATCCACTGGATCACCGCGAAGGACGGGGAGGACATCGCGCAGGTCGCGCCGCAGAAACTGCTGGCGCCGGCCGCGGTGCTCGACTTCGCCGACCAGGCGGCCGCGAATCCCGACTTCCTGCTCGAGATCGAGCACGTGCGGACATGGGAGAAGGAGCACGGGCCGCTGCCCGAGGGTGGCTGGCTCCTGTACCGCACAGGATGGGACGCCCGCAGCGAGAACGCGGCGGCGTTCCTGAACGCTGACGACACCGGTCCCCACACCCCGGGCATCTCCGTCGACTGCGCGAAGTGGCTGGCCGAGGAGTCGCCGTTGATCGGCCTGGGCGTCGAGACCGTCGGCACCGATGCGGGCACTGCCCATTCCTTCGACCCGCCGTTCCCCTGCCACAGCTTCCTGCTGGGCGCCGGCAAGTACGGGCTCACCCAGCTGCAGAACCTGGCCCAGCTGCCGCCCACCGGGGCGGTGGTGGTGGCGGGCCCGCTGCCGATCGTCGGCGGCTCCGGCAGCCCCGCGCGCGTACTGGCGCTGGTGGAGCGGTGA
- a CDS encoding thiamine pyrophosphate-binding protein, translating into MNTAELVGRALADLGVGHAFGVVGSGNFHVTNALRAGGVPYVAARHEGGAATMADAYARISGRVGVLSVHQGCGLTNALTGITEAAKSRTPMIVLAAATGAGAVRSNFFIDQDALARSVGAVAERVHSPATALADVVRAYRTAVEQRRTVVLNLPLDVQAATVDAGPVPAVQPLAPVRPGADAVEALAGLIARAERPVFVAGRGARGAGPQLRELAAASGALLATSAVAAGLFADDPWSLGISGGFATPLAAELISGADLVVGWGCALNMWTMRHGALIGPEATVVQVDLDADAIGANRPVHLGVLGDVGATAVDVRAALDGPRTGYRIPQVETAIAERGRWRNEPYKDLTGADGIDPRTLTIALDDLLPTERTVAVDSGNFMGYPSAYLRVPDEHGYCLTQGFQSIGLGLATAIGAACARPDRLAVAALGDGGALMSAAELETVTRLGLAMVVVVYDDRGYGAEVHHFTGEDHATVAFPDTDIAAIGRGYGFDAVTVNAPADLDAVAHWVAGPRDAPLLVHARIASDGGSWWLAEAFRGH; encoded by the coding sequence ATGAACACCGCGGAGCTGGTCGGACGAGCGCTCGCCGACCTGGGCGTCGGGCATGCCTTCGGGGTGGTGGGCAGCGGCAACTTCCACGTGACGAACGCGCTGCGCGCGGGCGGCGTCCCATACGTCGCGGCGCGGCACGAGGGTGGCGCCGCCACGATGGCCGACGCGTACGCGCGCATCAGCGGGCGCGTCGGCGTGCTCTCGGTGCACCAGGGCTGCGGACTCACCAACGCGCTGACCGGCATCACCGAGGCGGCGAAGAGCCGCACCCCGATGATCGTGCTCGCCGCCGCCACCGGGGCGGGGGCGGTCCGGTCCAACTTCTTCATCGACCAGGACGCGCTGGCCCGCTCGGTGGGCGCGGTGGCCGAGCGGGTGCACTCGCCCGCGACGGCGCTCGCCGACGTCGTTCGCGCGTACCGCACCGCGGTGGAGCAGCGCCGCACCGTCGTGCTCAACCTGCCCCTCGACGTGCAGGCGGCGACCGTGGACGCCGGGCCGGTGCCCGCCGTGCAGCCGCTCGCCCCGGTCCGTCCCGGTGCGGACGCGGTCGAGGCGCTCGCCGGGCTGATTGCGAGGGCGGAGCGGCCGGTGTTCGTCGCAGGCCGCGGTGCCCGGGGTGCGGGTCCGCAGCTGCGGGAGCTGGCGGCCGCCTCGGGGGCGTTGCTCGCCACCTCCGCCGTCGCCGCGGGACTCTTCGCCGACGATCCCTGGTCGCTGGGCATCTCCGGTGGTTTCGCCACCCCCCTTGCCGCCGAGCTGATCTCCGGCGCCGACCTCGTCGTCGGGTGGGGCTGCGCGCTGAACATGTGGACGATGCGCCACGGCGCGCTCATCGGCCCGGAGGCCACCGTCGTACAGGTCGACCTCGATGCCGATGCGATCGGCGCCAACCGGCCGGTGCACCTGGGCGTGCTCGGCGACGTCGGTGCGACGGCGGTGGACGTTCGCGCCGCACTCGACGGACCGCGCACCGGCTACCGCATCCCCCAGGTCGAGACCGCGATCGCCGAGCGCGGCCGCTGGCGCAACGAGCCGTACAAGGACCTGACCGGCGCCGACGGCATCGACCCCCGCACCCTCACGATCGCGCTCGACGACCTCCTGCCGACGGAGCGGACGGTCGCGGTGGATTCGGGCAACTTCATGGGCTACCCCAGCGCCTACCTGCGGGTCCCCGACGAGCACGGCTACTGCCTCACCCAGGGCTTCCAGTCGATCGGGCTGGGGCTGGCCACCGCGATCGGCGCCGCGTGTGCCCGGCCGGACCGGCTCGCCGTCGCGGCGCTGGGCGACGGCGGCGCCCTGATGTCGGCGGCCGAGCTGGAGACCGTCACGCGCCTCGGCCTCGCAATGGTGGTCGTGGTGTACGACGACCGCGGCTACGGCGCCGAGGTGCACCACTTCACGGGGGAGGACCACGCCACGGTCGCGTTCCCGGACACCGACATCGCGGCCATCGGCCGGGGCTACGGCTTCGACGCGGTCACCGTGAACGCGCCCGCGGACCTCGACGCCGTGGCGCACTGGGTGGCCGGGCCCCGCGACGCGCCGCTGCTGGTGCACGCCCGAATCGCCTCCGACGGCGGCTCGTGGTGGCTGGCGGAGGCATTCCGGGGTCATTGA
- a CDS encoding DUF2269 domain-containing protein, whose amino-acid sequence MIMPPRLRKAVLTAHVATSVGWLGSVVAYLALDVVAVAGEDMTTVRGAYIAMDLIVRYAIIPLALAAVLIGTINALGTTWGLVRHYWVLAKLVLTVMATLILLQEASVVGRLAALAVAQADPRELPSTLVHSAGGLLVLLTAAVLSVFKPRGLTRYGWRKQQERRT is encoded by the coding sequence ATGATCATGCCTCCACGGCTGCGCAAGGCCGTACTCACCGCCCATGTCGCCACATCGGTCGGTTGGCTCGGTTCGGTCGTCGCCTACCTCGCTCTCGATGTCGTGGCGGTCGCAGGCGAGGACATGACCACCGTCCGGGGCGCCTACATCGCGATGGACCTGATCGTGCGATACGCGATCATCCCGCTCGCGCTGGCTGCCGTGCTGATCGGAACGATCAACGCGCTGGGCACAACGTGGGGATTGGTTCGGCACTACTGGGTGCTGGCCAAGCTGGTCCTCACGGTAATGGCCACTCTCATCCTGCTGCAGGAGGCGTCGGTGGTCGGCCGCCTCGCCGCTCTCGCCGTGGCACAGGCCGACCCACGGGAGCTACCCAGCACGCTGGTGCACTCCGCCGGCGGGCTGCTGGTACTGCTCACGGCCGCGGTGTTATCGGTCTTCAAGCCGCGCGGCTTGACCCGCTACGGGTGGCGCAAGCAGCAAGAACGCCGCACCTGA
- a CDS encoding response regulator transcription factor, which yields MRVLVVEDEALLADTIAGGLRRHAMAVDVVYDGDTALERLAVNDYDVVVLDRDLPIVSGDRVCTELVSSDNTTRILMLTAATAVSQRVAGLGLGADDYLTKPFAFAELVARIQALGRRARPAAPPVLERGGVRMDTHRRHVLRDGQPVTLSRKEFAVLSELLRADGGVVSAELLLEKAWDEHADPFTSVVRFTIMNLRRKLGDPPIIETVAGTGYRIP from the coding sequence GTGCGGGTGCTGGTCGTGGAGGACGAGGCGTTGCTGGCAGACACCATCGCCGGCGGCCTGCGCCGGCACGCCATGGCCGTGGACGTGGTCTACGACGGCGACACCGCCCTCGAGCGTCTCGCAGTCAACGACTACGACGTCGTGGTACTCGACCGCGACCTGCCGATCGTCTCCGGCGACCGGGTCTGCACGGAGCTGGTGAGCTCCGACAACACCACCCGCATCCTCATGCTCACCGCCGCCACAGCGGTCAGCCAGCGCGTCGCCGGGCTCGGCCTCGGCGCCGACGACTACCTGACCAAACCATTCGCGTTCGCCGAGCTGGTCGCGCGCATCCAGGCACTCGGGCGCCGTGCCCGGCCGGCCGCGCCGCCCGTCCTGGAGCGCGGCGGCGTCCGAATGGATACCCACCGCCGCCATGTCCTTCGAGATGGCCAGCCGGTGACGCTGTCGCGTAAGGAGTTCGCGGTCTTGAGCGAGCTCCTGCGTGCCGATGGCGGTGTCGTCTCGGCAGAACTGCTCCTGGAAAAGGCCTGGGACGAACACGCCGATCCGTTCACCAGCGTCGTACGGTTCACCATCATGAACCTGCGGCGCAAACTCGGCGATCCACCGATCATCGAGACCGTCGCCGGTACGGGCTACCGCATCCCATGA
- a CDS encoding cell wall metabolism sensor histidine kinase WalK: MTVLYAAVFFVAGAVLVALMMLYLAHALDGQMAARIGAAEQAVELPPPVQQELRVQFQRDRDHVLAAMLTASLASLGAIGVIAAALGWLVADRALRPLQQISATARRTADRNLHERIALTGRDDEIKDLADAIDAMLDRLDRSFDSQRRFVANASHELRTPLTLNRTLIEVTLDDPHTSEAVRQLGTTLLAVNDRHEHLIDGLLTLASSEQRIAQPAPVDLAEIARHLTRERQADADRAGIDISTDLRPAPVTGDPVLLERLAHNLIDNAIRYNRRSHGVITIATGTVDGRARLTVGNTGPAVPSYEIPTLFRPFRRLPTTERLAEPVGSRHRGAGLGLSIVAAVAHAHGGDAHAQPGDDGGLTIRVEIPTAPDPLAAH; encoded by the coding sequence ATGACGGTGCTCTACGCCGCAGTGTTCTTCGTTGCCGGGGCGGTGCTCGTCGCGCTGATGATGCTCTACCTCGCACACGCCCTCGACGGGCAGATGGCCGCACGGATCGGTGCCGCGGAACAGGCCGTGGAACTCCCGCCACCGGTGCAGCAGGAACTACGCGTCCAGTTCCAGCGGGACCGAGATCACGTGCTCGCCGCCATGCTCACGGCCTCGCTCGCCTCCCTGGGCGCCATCGGAGTCATCGCCGCTGCGCTGGGCTGGTTGGTCGCTGACCGCGCGTTGCGCCCGCTGCAGCAGATCTCCGCAACCGCCCGCCGCACCGCCGATCGCAACCTCCACGAACGAATCGCTCTGACCGGCCGCGACGACGAGATCAAAGATCTCGCCGACGCCATCGACGCCATGCTCGATCGGCTCGACCGCTCGTTCGACAGCCAGCGCCGGTTCGTCGCCAACGCCTCCCACGAACTCCGCACGCCGCTGACCCTCAACCGCACCCTCATCGAGGTCACGCTCGACGACCCACACACCTCCGAGGCCGTCCGGCAGCTGGGCACCACGTTGCTGGCCGTCAACGACCGTCACGAACACCTCATCGACGGCCTGCTCACCCTCGCGAGCAGTGAGCAGCGCATCGCGCAACCCGCCCCTGTCGACCTCGCCGAGATCGCCCGGCATCTCACCAGGGAGCGGCAGGCCGACGCCGACCGCGCCGGCATCGACATCAGTACCGACCTGCGGCCTGCGCCGGTCACCGGCGATCCGGTCCTCTTGGAACGCCTCGCACACAACCTGATCGACAACGCGATCCGCTACAACCGGCGCAGCCACGGCGTGATCACCATCGCGACCGGCACGGTCGATGGCCGCGCCCGCCTCACCGTCGGCAACACCGGCCCAGCAGTGCCCTCCTACGAGATTCCGACGCTGTTCCGGCCGTTCCGGCGGCTTCCCACCACCGAACGACTCGCCGAACCGGTGGGCTCCCGCCACCGCGGAGCGGGCCTCGGCCTGTCCATCGTCGCCGCGGTGGCGCACGCCCACGGCGGCGACGCTCACGCCCAACCCGGCGACGACGGCGGGCTCACGATCCGGGTGGAGATTCCGACCGCGCCGGATCCCTTGGCGGCACACTGA
- a CDS encoding MarR family winged helix-turn-helix transcriptional regulator, with the protein MDVEHQVPPTARLQQEVIGFIRAFGLLSTDRTPCGQPLAPSDAHALTEIVSDGGLTQRELVDRLRLDRSSVSRLVDRLVARGWVERADGPDRRTVRLLPTSAGRRVAADVADARAKRFAALLEAVPADRRDEVVDAIRLLTLAAREHGGLT; encoded by the coding sequence GTGGATGTCGAGCACCAGGTCCCGCCGACCGCCCGGCTGCAGCAGGAGGTGATCGGGTTCATTCGGGCATTCGGTCTGCTGTCGACCGACCGGACGCCGTGCGGGCAGCCGCTGGCGCCGTCGGATGCGCACGCCCTCACCGAGATCGTGTCCGACGGTGGCCTGACCCAGCGCGAGCTCGTCGACAGGCTTCGCCTCGACCGCAGCTCGGTGAGCCGCCTGGTCGATCGGCTGGTCGCGCGGGGTTGGGTGGAGCGGGCGGACGGGCCGGACCGGCGCACGGTGCGACTCCTTCCGACGTCCGCAGGGCGGCGGGTCGCCGCAGATGTCGCCGACGCCAGGGCGAAGCGGTTCGCCGCCCTGCTCGAGGCGGTGCCCGCCGACCGGCGGGACGAGGTCGTCGACGCGATTCGGCTGCTGACCCTCGCAGCCCGGGAGCATGGAGGATTGACGTGA